The Bombus vancouverensis nearcticus chromosome 11, iyBomVanc1_principal, whole genome shotgun sequence DNA window TTCGAGGATCGATATATTTGACTTTTCTCGTACAGCGGCACTGTTGGAAGAAACATACAGTTTAGTTTTGCTAGTCCTGCTAGAACTACTTGGTAAATAAATGGATAGAGAAACTTGGCAATGAGTTGGTTTTAGTGGATAATGGATGAGGTTGCGATGCAACTAAGTGTTTGTCGAAtagaattttttattgtaattctCGATTGCAAATATTCTCTTTAGATCGTAACGAAGATGGAAGAGATTTGTTCTCGGTTCGTTCTATTCTTTCCGAATTCTACTTTTACGGAATTATCGAGAATTCTTTCTTCAAAAATTGACGACATTGAGATTAGGACTGTTCGTTCATTTTTATCACGATCGAGATTTCAAAATGTCACCGATTATTTAAAATACAAAGATCAGTGGCTCGGCGGGCGACAACAGGTTTGGCCGGAATTTCAGTGAAACTTTTAATTGCGAAAGACAAGGTGGCTACCGTGGTTTCCAACTGACCAGAGATATTTACACTCTTGAGCAGGAGAATAATGTAAACCAACTGGTAGTTTCCACAAATACCGGTAATTAACATGTAGCAGCCGTATATTGTGTAACGGGGCAGTACGTACAAGACAAACTTGGTTTCGTAGTTTCCTCTCTCTCGATGTTTTTCAACGACGGCGTGTCGTTGGCGTATTCTTCCGTAGCCATGGCGCACGGGGGATGAAATGAAAAAGCTTCTGTCACGTCGGCTGTTTTTTGTGGGATTTCGTAATTTTGAAGTGGCACAGTGCCGACTACTATATTTGTTCGCAGTTTCAAGTTCTTCTGAAACATTCTGTAGTACCACTCGCTCACGTCTACGCAGGCCTCGACCTTTCGGATAAAGAGCGTAAAGAAAAAGTAGTATGTACTTGGTTTGCACGTACCATTGGCAAACACGTATCGAAGCTACGTTTTTAACGATCTGATTAATTTTAATGAGAATTCTTTTATTGTGTCCAGTGACCGAAGAGAATCTTGTATTTGTGAAAGTTAACGACGAATTGAAAACCTTGCTGcgtcgaatttttatattttaagagaAACTTTggtaaaaaattgaaaagagaAATAAACCGCGTTATGAGAACGATTCTATTATACTTTCCTCATACTCGAACAACTTTTTCACGATAAAAAATTTGAACAACTTGAAAGAAGAATAGCAGGATTAACAATGAAACATAGAAGATAGTAAAATGTAGGCTATTATAAGACTTTTACTATTATCGAATTGAATCATGATCGACTATTTATTTGGTTTCTAGAAACAACGATTACCTAATGACACGACGAATTGGTTTGCGAATTGTAGGAATGAACACTACGTATAGTTTCTCTGATGGTACAAAATACCAAGATAAATTTGTATGGAAATTAGATTCTTTCAGTAGTTGTAATCTTAGCTCATTTTGATTTTACGGTCGAATGCAGACAGTACTAAATTTAAGACAGTCTCACTTTAAGCGTGTATAGAACGTCGATGATGTTGCAGTGGATCATCCCGGTGGGTGGTACTGCAGGAACGTCAAACGTGACATCGTACGTATCGGAGTCTTTATTAACGGGCTGTTCTACTTCTACTACGATTTCTTTGTGCTTACGCGACTTTTCCGTCGAACGATAAGACACCACCTAAGAAAATATGTATCATTTAAAACAACTGATGggagaataaaaatgtaataaaagaaACACATCTCGAGCATGACCCACATACTTTTACCGCGATACGCTGCGTGAAAAGGTGCTGCTTTCAAATAAAATTCGACGAAAAAACTTTTTCACAGTGCAATTGGTATTAGTCTAAAATAAAGCTATTAACTACGATATTTACTACAAAAATAAGGAAATAACTTGCAGCATGCCATAAAAAGAGGAGATACATTTAAGAGGATATTCTACTGTTCTTGTAACACGTACTCTTATACGGTTCTTTGGCATTTTTCTCCTCTGGCAGTTTCTCCTTATAAAAAACTCATAGGATCTCATCTTTATTCATGTCTTGGTAACATTTACAAATTTGTttagaggaaaagagaaaattgaaattgatgtTGGTAATTTTGAAGACAGTGCTTTGCATACATACTTTTAAAGTTGTATTCTTCGAAGGAATATAAAGAGATGTTAAAGAACTACGGTAGAATATCCCCCAACTACGTTACAGTTATACAGAAAGAGTATACTTTTTTAAAAACGACTCTGATTTTCGTAACGACGACGGTGGTGGGATTCGTCACGACAATCTCAATCGGTATAGTCTGGCCAGGCACGTAACCACGAACTGGAACAGTCATGGACATGCTGATCGGTTCCGTTTGGCCAATATACATCTTGGATTGTTTGATACTTATTGGCAACTGAAACGATCGTTCGTATCGTTGAAACTTTTAAACGGCGTCGGTCTTAGGCTGAACGTTCTCTGGCATTAACGAAGCGCAAGAGCGAGTCGTTAATTCGAAAACGCACTGTCTGGTTGCGCCTGAGAAACGAAATCACATCGCAAAAGCAATATCGTTGGCTGTTAGATTTCTACTCACGGGAGCGAGAGGATCGCGATTAAGGTCAAGAATGGGTGCCACCGTGAATGGAATAATATTGGTGGAAAACCGATAAATGGTCGTTACGTCCAACAATGCCCTAATCGAGTACCGTACTCGTCCGTATCGGCCCTCGAAGCTGCACGGCAAGTTCTCTGGCAGCGTTAGGCTGAACGGGTAGACGCCTCCAGTTATCATAGTCTTTTCTTTGCCATCTACTCGTGACGAGAATCTGTTAATCCAACATCCTGGTACTCGTGTTCCAATCACTACCATCTCGTGTACTTACCGCCAGCAAGATACGTCTCCACGTGAAGATAATTCTCGAACGCCGAGAACTTACGTCGAATTCCAGCCGATCGATCGGTAAAATACACCTGAGCTTCTCCCTTGCATTTAAGTCTAATTCCTGTGTGCGGGAAGGATCAACTTACAACGATACTATGGCAAAAAGTTCATCATTAAATGTACTGTGCTATTTTGGTTGGCGCATATGAAACGTTGTCTCTTTAATCCTCTAAATATTGCAACCGATaagaaacgaaatgaaaattttctgaAGCGCTTAACGTTTAATACACGTGTCTTGTAATaaatttcttctcctttctctacttcttcttcttcttcttcattatGGAGTAATTAACGACAGGACAAAATggattaaattcaaatttcggagaaacgatatttcatatgcaAATTAACTAAAATCCTTGTTGGAAGATAATAATGGAAGCTACTAATTATAATACATGTATTTTAATATAACGAGAAGGCAAATACTTTCCAATACAAATTCTATGGTTACCAGATACGTTTCTCTATTTGCTACGTATTCCTAGATTCGAGTAAGAAGTTATTTAAATACTCGTTAAACGTAATGAAGTAACAGCtagaattagcaaaaattgaaAAGGCAGAGAACGTGCAAGAAATATGTTCGTATTTTACTAGGAACAGTGTATTAGACATGGCTTAACGATCTCTTCAGTACAAGAAAAGTCAGTCGTGAACGTACGAGAGATTCTTCCTGCGTTCTATCTATCCACTCTACGAGCGTTCCTGCAATACCAGAATCACGTGGTAACATCGTCTGGGTGACGTATACAGAGCGGTAGTAAAGTCTTTTAGGTCACCCGTTATGCAACACGATCGATGACACATTTGGCACACGTTCGACTCGAACAGAGAAGAAATTTTTGTGATTGCGAAGCGACAACAAAGGTAAATATCGCGAAAATAAATACGAAGTTAGTCGTGGCTCGTTACAACGAGCCAATCGAATATCTTGCTGCGAGGTGCGTTCCCTCTATCTATCGCACAGCAGGGTCGGCTTTCGATACATCGGAGGCAGTAGAGGAGATAACGTGGCAGACACGACCAACCAGCGAAACTTAAAACTATAGTTGTCCCGTTCTCTGGCCAAGTTATCTGACGGTCGGTTCCGTTCAGATTCATTTCGATGCCTCATTGCAAACGATATCAGCGACGATctgctttctctctctttctgtttgTTCACGAATATCTGATAAATTTCAAAGTACACTCTGCCATTTTCGACGAGAACAACTTTCTTTGGAGAAAGCGtggtttgaaatattttcttcgGTCGAAACAGTTTCCGCCTCGCAACAGTTAACGTCATAGAGATTCAGTTTTCTTCGGAATTAAATTAGATGTCGTTTTTAGATCGCCTTGGCGGTAGCTTACCTAAAGCACTTGTTGGTTCATCCAGATCTAAGCGTACGTTCCCTGAAATCTGATTTCCGCTGTAACAGACCTTCTGAGGGTGGTCGAGGATGACCTCGATACGTTGGAAGCCAATACTAATCGCAGTGAAACGTATATAAAAAAACAGTAATTTGTAAAACGATTCATTTCACCATACTTAATTATCTTCGTGTTCTACCTTTTGGAGAGCGTGGCAGcgatcgaccgatcggtttcaGCTTCTATCTCATCCATCTTGTAACACGTGTATACGCAGCtgtttaaattattttcgaCTCATCAGCGATTCAAACTTTCTCTAAATCAATATAAACGCTTTTAatctaaattatataaattatatatattatataaattagagTTACAGATTCTCTTGCACCttatacaaataaatacatCTCAGAAAATCACTTTTAACAAGATATTATTCACTGCACACGATCACACTTTGAAAACAACGTTCATCCCCTTCGCGCAGACGTACGTATACTCCATCGATATTATCTTTCCACTAGATTCCTGTCGACTAAACGTTTCAACCAGATGAATATCGTAGACGGTAGACGATCACGCCACGACGTGGAAAAAAACAGAGTCGCGAGCGTGCGAAAGGCTAGTTCGGCTTGCGGGTTAAGGGCGCACAGTGAGATGTTTGTTGACAAGATTCCAAAATTGCGGCGAATCGTCGGCGACGCATGCGTCAGTCGGTTCGCCAATATCGTGGCGACATTCTGTCACGTACTGGAGAACAACCTTTGCTCTTTCACTTCCTCCGATTCGGGTAATCGGAGGATTCTCATTGAGCTGTGAAAGCAATTCCTCGCAGGTAGAATGCACGCCGCAGTGGCGTAACTCTGAATTAAGGACAGACAGCGGTAATAAGGGCACCCGTATCGACCATTCGAGGATCACCTGGCCAGCAAGTGACTACTTGCAGCGTTTAAATTCTGCCGCATCGCTGCCACTGTTCTGTCGTCGCCCCTGATGCACCACTTTCGTTCCTCTCGCAGCGAAGATATCACGCGAAAAAGATCGGACAAGACAGCTAATTCTTTTGCGCTCCGGGTCGGTCTTTTGACGAATTTCTGGAACGTGTGCTTAATGGACTGTGCCCTTTTTCGTTTGCGATACTCTCTTCGCGTTGTATCCGGTTGAAGCGGTCACACGGAAAGATTTCACGAAATGGGTCATATATTTTTCCTCTGTTTTCCCTTTGTTGCAAGTATCAACCGTGCGATGAacgcttcttcttttttcgttaAGTTGAGGTCGAAAAGTGAATAAATGTTAGGAAATTTTACACAGAAGTTGAGgttttacatatacattttgaGAATATTACAATCGATATCAAGATAAATTCAAAGACCTTATTAAGAATTGTCTCGTTGAAAAAGTCAGGAGGTATACTACGTG harbors:
- the LOC117154794 gene encoding arrestin domain-containing protein 17, translated to MDEIEAETDRSIAATLSKSIGFQRIEVILDHPQKVCYSGNQISGNVRLDLDEPTSALGIRLKCKGEAQVYFTDRSAGIRRKFSAFENYLHVETYLAGDGKEKTMITGGVYPFSLTLPENLPCSFEGRYGRVRYSIRALLDVTTIYRFSTNIIPFTVAPILDLNRDPLAPLPISIKQSKMYIGQTEPISMSMTVPVRGYVPGQTIPIEIVVTNPTTVVVTKIRVVFKKVVSYRSTEKSRKHKEIVVEVEQPVNKDSDTYDVTFDVPAVPPTGMIHCNIIDVLYTLKVEACVDVSEWYYRMFQKNLKLRTNIVVGTVPLQNYEIPQKTADVTEAFSFHPPCAMATEEYANDTPSLKNIEREETTKPSLSLPLYEKSQIYRSSKPDRDDPTGDDGDSDGEVKPYSPMYRVYTFESSQKKDR